The following coding sequences are from one Haliotis asinina isolate JCU_RB_2024 chromosome 3, JCU_Hal_asi_v2, whole genome shotgun sequence window:
- the LOC137277041 gene encoding organic anion transporter 3-like gives MADDKKTSLRTIDSVLQLLGTLGRYQLLQAVLLSIGNLTVCFHLLNFVFIAQPVKQQCVVTPLYGNDTNTDYGKCEVSVRNTTTNVTSSHACSAWTYDMPKDHSIVSEWDLVCGNDFLGRLPQSLFIVGQGIGAATVSVMSDKFGRKPFLVMSHVLTAGAGLALAFAPNIAAFSALRLVNGIFQQGIVVTTITMGMEEFPMNRRVEVSTVFALWWSICAILLTGTAYLLRDMHWRTLQLSFVSVSTLVFFQIIFLGESLRWLITNKKSKKAFAIFKRAAKINNIDVSNVSLPGIGTEEPPVELNSAESKYVGTPSEKQTEVVKYNCLDLVRTKFMLQMSGVVWVSWLVDSLTYFSLYLTSSSLHDDFYLNFLLNSLAEVPAGPLYWYVGRRWGRRIFFMSFHTLAGTCLLLATVVKALAGGPVALTSATILAFIGKVGNTACFNGMFAYTPEIYPTNLRSVGMGSGSTAGRVGGMIAPFVSLLAAQIPWAPGTIFGMACLVTAALNYQLPEAEGRELPQKIEDIKAWDKTPARG, from the exons ATGGCTGACGACAAGAAGACCTCGCTACGGACTATTGACAGTGTTCTACAACTGCTGGGCACATTGGGTCGGTATCAGCTGTTGCAAGCCGTCCTGTTGAGTATTGGAAACCTAACAGTTTGTTTCCACCTCCTCAACTTCGTGTTCATAG CTCAACCCGTAAAACAACAGTGTGTTGTGACACCACTTTATGGCAACGACACCAACACCGACTACGGCAAATGTGAAGTGTCTGTACGGAACACCACCACTAATGTGACATCGTCTCATGCATGCAGTGCCTGGACATATGATATGCCGAAAGATCATTCCATAGTGTCAGAG TGGGATCTCGTGTGTGGGAATGACTTCCTCGGTCGCCTCCCGCAGTCACTCTTCATCGTAGGACAAGGGATTGGCGCAGCCACGGTGTCGGTGATGTCGGACAAATTCGGGAGGAAACCATTTCTTGTCATGTCACACGTGTTGACAGCCGGTGCAGGTCTTGCTTTAGCGTTCGCTCCTAATATCGCAGCCTTTTCTGCTCTGAGGCTGGTGAATGGAATTTTTCAACAG GGCATTGTTGTGACAACAATCACAATGGGTATGGAGGAGTTTCCGATGAACAGGCGGGTAGAAGTATCTACAGTATTCGCCTTGTGGTGGAGTATCTGCGCAATACTCCTCACAGGCACCGCCTACTTGTTGCGTGATATGCACTGGAGAACTCTACAACTCTCATTTGTATCTGTTTCTACTCTTGTGTTTTTCCAGATCAT CTTTCTGGGAGAGTCTCTACGATGGCTGATTACAAACAAGAAGTCCAAGAAGGCGTTTGCGATATTCAAGAGGGCAGCCAAGATCAACAATATCGACGTGTCAAATGTATCATTGCCCGGTATTGGAACTGAAGAACCACCCGTTGAATTGAACAGTGCCGAAAGTAAATACGTGGGTACGCCATCAGAGAAACAGACAGAAGTCGTGAAATACAACTGCCTTGATTTGGTGCGGACCAAGTTTATGTTACAGATGAGTGGTGTTGTGTGGGTCTCCTG GCTGGTTGACAGCTTGACGTACTTCAGCCTCTATCTGACATCCTCATCTCTGCATGATGATTTCTACTTGAACTTCCTCCTGAACTCTCTAGCTGAAGTACCAGCAGGGCCACTCTACTGGTATGTCGGAAGAAG ATGGGGAAGAAGGATCTTTTTCATGAGCTTCCATACTCTCGCTGGGACATGTCTTCTCCTGGCTACAGTAGTCAAGGCTTTGGCGG GCGGTCCAGTCGCGCTGACATCAGCTACTATCTTGGCGTTTATTGGAAAAGTCGGCAACACCGCCTGTTTTAACGGGATGTTTGCGTACACACCGGAGATCTACCCGACGAATCTCAG ATCTGTTGGCATGGGATCGGGATCGACAGCTGGCAGAGTTGGAGGAATGATTGCACCTTTCGTATCTCTGCTT GCAGCACAAATACCCTGGGCTCCTGGAACAATTTTCGGGATGGCGTGTTTGGTAACAGCTGCGCTCAATTATCAGCTACCAGAAGCAGAGGGACGAGAACTTCCCCAGAAGATAGAGGACATCAAGGCATGGGATAAAACTCCTGCAAGGGGCTAA